The following are from one region of the Candidatus Hydrogenedentota bacterium genome:
- a CDS encoding endonuclease/exonuclease/phosphatase family protein: MNRRTFLLESGAACAMLWGTGTRRAWGAEARFRTITYNLRECTGWGLRKEQQERLARLRPQLPERTALELALYDAGVVTLIEAPPEDVVAHMARTLGMEYRHANDASPGAVLTRCNILDWNPMPEGDAAPYTREQRPKHCARAVLETALGPVILYSIHFTARNEERRLRELATSLNVMKDDIASGQSLVVQGDLNHSQQAPEYARWVDAGLQDVFRLKGAGIAQTLGAAKPAMRIDYIWVHGPLAAQLQECRVLFEGAFRTNPEDPGSVGLSDHLPLMATFGAP; the protein is encoded by the coding sequence ATGAACCGGCGTACTTTTTTGTTGGAGAGCGGCGCGGCGTGCGCGATGCTCTGGGGGACCGGTACGAGGCGCGCGTGGGGCGCCGAGGCCCGTTTCAGGACCATTACGTACAATCTGCGCGAATGCACAGGCTGGGGTCTGCGCAAGGAGCAGCAGGAACGGCTCGCGCGCCTGCGGCCGCAGCTTCCGGAACGCACGGCGCTCGAACTGGCGCTGTATGACGCGGGCGTGGTCACGCTCATCGAGGCGCCGCCGGAAGACGTGGTGGCACATATGGCGCGGACACTCGGCATGGAATACCGGCACGCAAACGACGCTTCGCCCGGCGCCGTGCTGACACGGTGCAATATCCTCGATTGGAATCCGATGCCGGAGGGCGATGCCGCGCCATACACGAGGGAGCAACGGCCGAAGCACTGCGCGCGCGCTGTGCTCGAAACCGCGCTGGGGCCGGTCATCCTGTACAGCATCCACTTCACGGCGCGCAACGAGGAGCGGCGTCTGCGGGAATTGGCGACATCCCTCAATGTGATGAAGGACGATATTGCGTCGGGACAATCGCTCGTGGTCCAGGGCGACCTGAATCATTCGCAGCAGGCACCCGAGTACGCGCGCTGGGTGGACGCCGGCCTTCAGGACGTGTTCCGGCTCAAGGGCGCGGGGATAGCGCAGACGTTGGGCGCCGCGAAGCCTGCCATGCGCATCGACTACATCTGGGTGCATGGCCCGCTGGCCGCGCAATTGCAGGAATGCCGGGTCTTATTCGAAGGCGCGTTCCGCACCAATCCCGAAGACCCGGGCTCCGTCGGGTTGAGCGACCATCTCCCGCTGATGGCAACGTTCGGCGCACCTTGA